The Perca fluviatilis chromosome 2, GENO_Pfluv_1.0, whole genome shotgun sequence genome includes a region encoding these proteins:
- the LOC120545693 gene encoding LOW QUALITY PROTEIN: scavenger receptor class F member 1-like (The sequence of the model RefSeq protein was modified relative to this genomic sequence to represent the inferred CDS: deleted 1 base in 1 codon) — protein MKLLLRALSALLCFSLSSQTLDPDGRNVCHNIRDPSTLVCCTGWRQEGKECTIPVCDGEQACLKDEICVYPGVCRCPPGYYGAHCKTRCPSEFWAPDCRQVCQCYPHGRCHPVTGECTCNPNRWGPLCQYACKCARNGHCHPVHGNCTCNEGWWTSTCSKPCLCVSAGSVGPGCDQLTGRCQCNRGHWGLKCPVTCNCYLSPCNQRTGVCECESGWWGPSCDRRCNCDLTHSSCDKANGQCLCHAGYQGLFCNQPCEAGKYGSGCKMSCGYCKDNQICSATDGACDACESGWNGTRCDHPCPAGSYGDGCQEKCPRCRNNEPCDPITGKCWRCDPGWTGPRCEEACTNRTFGDACSFLCSPCFHGNCHHVTGRCVCQPGFQGESCNSSCPAPQFGLNCSSVCDCGEGGGCNPVTGVCPNSGRAAVLAGVLVPLLLVLLAVLCCCLCCGGGPVDGKDRATVADGGLSVRMKYHVYSVLANIGAALPCISDWSSGLPRVTVSHHDPELTFNHSFIEPPSSGWVTEGSSFDTDEEEGEALYCVPPREDIPSVAGGEFHEMSSKCNMFLDPSGFSSEDITSAFNIPRTSSIAKSKRPSVSFAEGTRFSPKERRGSAQDPGALPGHPRNKPKSPWGVLMLSALQSQGSAARTGDEDGAEGKEGEDEMDVQATDNQESSCEAGDQEVDRTSSRATLQVPGASGRRRTMSNTAAHKGTQLPTSASDAQVGVLNKVTTVYVTVGKAGRPASKTETSSEGPVQAMLRRLGSLQRQREQESGRPRPKGAEGITKPPRRKLGARASVWEEGWTPGSEVGICKPIRRKHASLNSSDTACANDTPSSESGTPKRPLSSNLQSVPELASADSGSDQRAEGGDLSTGKTEGTYLTVGPAGDAVSLTEVIANEGAVVSVIDEPCYENVIIKHS, from the exons ATGAAGCTTCTCCTTAGAGCTCTGAGTGCTCTGCTCTGCTTCTCGCTGTCCTCCCAAACACTGGATCCTGATGGGAGGAACGTCTGCCACAATATCAG ggaCCCCTCCACCCTGGTCTGTTGCACTGGGTGGCGTCAAGAGGGAAAAGAGTGCACCATAC ctgtgtgtgacGGTGAGCAGGCCTGCCTGAAGGATGAGATCTGTGTGTATCCTGGAGTGTGTCGCTGCCCACCTGGCTACTACGGAGCTCACTGTAAAACAC GCTGTCCTTCTGAGTTCTGGGCCCCAGACTGTCGCCAGGTGTGTCAGTGCTACCCACACGGCCGCTGTCACCCCGTCACCGGTGAGTGCACTTGCAACCCCAACCGCTGGGGTCCACTGTGTCAGTACGCCTGCAAGTGTGCCCGGAACGGCCACTGCCACCCGGTCCATGGAAACTGCACCTGCAACGAGGGCTGGTGGACGTCAACCTGCTCCAAGCCGTGCCTGTGCGTCAGCGCGGGGTCTGTGGGCCCTGGCTGTGACCAGCTAACAGGCCGGTGTCAGTGCAACAGGGGCCACTGGGGGCTGAAATGTCCCGTCACTTGCAACTGCTATCTGTCGCCATGTAATCAGCGtaccggtgtgtgtgagtgcgagTCAGGCTGGTGGGGTCCCAGCTGTGACCGCCGATGTAACTGTGACCTCACACACAGCAGCTGTGACAAGGCCAACGGGCAGTGCCTGTGCCACGCAGGGTACCAGGGTCTCTTCTGCAACCAGCCCTGTGAAGCTGGGAAGTACGGCAGTGGCTGTAAAATGAG TTGTGGTTACTGTAAAGACAACCAGATCTGCTCTGCCACTGATGGCGCCTGTGATGCCTGTGAATCCGGCTGGAACGGTACACGATGCGACCACCCGTGCCCAGCTGGTTCCTATGGTGACGGCTGCCAGGAGAAGTGTCCGCGCTGCAGAAATAACGAACCCTGTGAC CCCATAACTGGGAAATGTTGGAGGTGTGACCCTGGATGGACTGGACCCAG GTGTGAGGAGGCCTGCACTAACAGGACGTTTGGAGATGCCTGCAGCTTCCTGTGTAGCCCTTGTTTCCATGGTAACTGCCATCATGTGACAGGAAGATGTGTCTGTCAGCCAGGCTTTCAGGGAGAGAG ctGTAACAGCAGCTGCCCTGCCCCGCAGTTTGGCCTCAACTGTTCCTCCGTCTGTGACTGTGGTGAGGGGGGCGGCTGTAACCCAGTCACTGGTGTCTGCCCCAACA gtGGCAGAGCTGCAGTACTAGCAGGTGTGCTGGTTCCTTTGCTCCTGGTACTGCTTGCTGTCCTCTGCTGCTGTTTATGTTGTGGAGGAGGTCCTGTTGATGGCAAAGACAG GGCGACTGTGGCTGATGGAGGCTTGTCAGTTAGGATGAAATATCACGTCTACAGCGTCCTGGCTAACATCGGTGCTGCCCTCCCCTGTATTTCTGATTGGTCCTCTGGCCTGCCTCGTGTCACTG tgtctcacCATGACCCAGAGCTGACGTTCAACCACAGCTTCATTGAGCCTCCTTCCTCTGGCTGGGTGACTGAGGGGTCGTCCTTCGACactgatgaggaggagggagaggcgCTCTACTGTGTCCCTCCGAGAGAAG ACATCCCGTCGGTGGCGGGCGGCGAGTTCCACGAGATGAGCTCGAAGTGTAACATGTTCTTAGACCCATCTGGCTTCAGCAGTGAGGACATCACCTCAGCCTTCAACATCCCTCGCACCTCCAGCATCGCCAAGTCCAAGAGGCCATCTGTCTCGTTTGCAGAGGGAACGCGCTTTAGCCCCAAGGAGAGGCGTGGCTCGGCTCAGGACCCAGGCGCTCTCCCTGGACACCCACGCAACAAACCCAAGTCACCGTGGGGAGTTTTGATGCTGTCTGCCCTCCAAAGTCAGGGAAGTGCAGCTAGAACTGGGGACGAAGATGGTGCCGAGGGCAAGGAGGGGGAAGATGAAATGGATGTGCAGGCGACAGACAATCAGGAATCAAGCTGTGAGGCAGGGGACCAGGAAGTAGACAGAACCTCTTCCCGGGCCACCCTGCAGGTCCCTGGGGCATCAGGACGCAGGCGGACTATGTCCAACACAGCTGCTCATAAAGGGACCCAGCTGCCAACATCTGCCTCTGATGCTCAGGTGGGGGTCTTAAATAAGGTCACCACAGTGTATGTGACTGTGGGTAAAGCAGGTAGGCCCGCGTCGAAGACGGAGACGAGCTCTGAAGGCCCCGTCCAAGCCATGCTGCGGCGACTCGGCAGCCTCCAGAGACAAAGGGAGCAGGAGTCTGGCAGGCCCAGGCCTAAAGGAGCCGAAGGGATTACCAAACCACCCAGGAGGAAGCTCGGCGCTCGGGCGAGTGTGTGGGAGGAGGGATGGACCCCTGGAAGCGAAGTTGGCATATGTAAACCAATCAGGAGAAAGCATGCTTCTCTCAACTCCTCTGACACAGCTTGTGCTAATGACACTCCATCATCCGAGAGCGGCACTCCAAAAAGGCCTCTGTCGTCCAATTTGCAGAGCGTGCCAGAGTTGGCTTCAGCTGATTCAGGGTCAGATCAGAGGGCTGAGGGTGGTGACCTCAGTACAGGAAAAACTGAGGGCACCTACCTGACTGTGGGACCAGCCGGAGACGCTGTGAGTCTCACTGAGGTCATCGCCAATGAAGGTGCAGTGGTCAGTGTGATTGATGAACCCTGCTATGAAAATGTCATTATTAAACACTCATAA
- the LOC120545703 gene encoding RILP-like protein 1 isoform X2, which produces MEAHEAHSETRNTEGCFHRTFSALTVDDVYEIAKLIGTEVEKLIDGCGKESVVGLVPKIVKVLELLESFASRNHAHKLKEEELLKTFETIQLQQQKKRAGKESDEGNDKNEIQELQQKEQQWRKRCEELQAHIQQLQEDREELQSRLKGSHAQEDRVQRQEREVMLKLKEVVDKQRDELRAKVQEITTISKEAEALQEQLERFMKMNAELRHKQNVLQAQLKSTVERKADMEADLKEKSKEIENLQTQLDKTNSNGPLSPSQTACESKKKGTVDQKDPDQPCFTKKEVRDIIFERNELKTNLFLVQEELSYYQREILNEERCPGFLLEAVRCAIKKKRKLIKAKMLGIPANECSSSDEEERSSLFGQTEVDGTEVDGTTKPAESRIRNLFGFLTRSGSGRSPTHISNSASSWEIIGDSEAADETGQRPSP; this is translated from the exons ATGGAGGCACATGAAGCACACTCGGAGACCAGAAACACAGAGGGCTGTTTTCACAGGACCTTCTCAGCGCTGACTGTGGATGATGTGTATGAAATAGCCAAACTGATCGGCACCGAGGTGGAGAAACTTATCGATGGCTGTGGCAAAGAGAGCGTCGTGGGTCTGGTGCCAAAGATAGTGAAAGTGTTGGAGCTGCTGGAGAGCTTCGCATCGAGGAACCACGCTCACAAACTGAAGGAAGAGGAACTGCTCAAGACCTTCGAGACGATACAGCTCCAACAGCAGAAGAAACGCGCTGGGAAAGAAAGCGACGAGGGCAACGATAAAAATGAGATACAG GAGCTGCAGCAGAAGGAGCAGCAGTGGAGGAAGAGGTGTGAGGAGCTGCAGGCACACATACAGCAGCTCCAGGAGGACAGGGAGGAGCTGCAGAGCAGGCTGAAGGGCAGCCATGCACAGGAAG aCCGTGTCCAGCGGCAGGAGCGAGAGGTGATGCTGAAGCTGAAGGAGGTGGTGGACAAGCAGAGAGATGAGCTGAGGGCTAAAGTCCAGGAGATAACCACCATTTCCAAAGAGGCAGAGGCG CTCCAGGAGCAGTTGGAGCGCTTTATGAAGATGAATGCGGAGCTGCGACACAAGCAGAACGTGCTGCAGGCCCAGCTGAAGAGCACCGTGGAGAGGAAGGCCGACATGGAGGCCGACCTGAAGGAGAAAAGCAAAGAGATAGAAAACCTCCAAACTCAGCTGGACAAAACCAACAGCAACGGACCT CTCAGTCCAAGTCAAACAGCTTGTGAGTCTAAGAAAAAGGGGACAGTTGACCAGAAGGACCCTGATCAGCCGTGCTTCACCAAGAAGGAGGTGCGGGACATCATTTTCGAGAGGAACGAGCTCAAAACCAACCTCTTCCTGGTGCAGGAGGAGCTCAGCTACTATCAGAG GGAGATCCTGAATGAGGAGAGGTGTCCAGGTTTCCTATTAGAAGCTGTCCGCTGTGCCatcaaaaaaaagagaaagctaATCAAGGCAAAGATGCTCGGGATTCCAGCAAACGAATGCAGCAGCAG TGACGAGGAGGAGAGGAGTTCTCTATTTGGACAGACAGAAGTAGATGGCACTGAAGTTGACGGTACTACCAAACCAGCTGAGTCACGCATTCGAAACCT CTTTGGCTTCCTGACGCGGTCGGGCAGCGGCCGCAGCCCCACCCACATCAGCAACTCCGCCTCCAGCTGGGAGATCATCGGAGACTCAGAGGCCGCTGATGAGACGGGGCAGCGACCGTCCCCCTGA
- the LOC120545703 gene encoding RILP-like protein 1 isoform X1, with protein MEAHEAHSETRNTEGCFHRTFSALTVDDVYEIAKLIGTEVEKLIDGCGKESVVGLVPKIVKVLELLESFASRNHAHKLKEEELLKTFETIQLQQQKKRAGKESDEGNDKNEIQQELQQKEQQWRKRCEELQAHIQQLQEDREELQSRLKGSHAQEDRVQRQEREVMLKLKEVVDKQRDELRAKVQEITTISKEAEALQEQLERFMKMNAELRHKQNVLQAQLKSTVERKADMEADLKEKSKEIENLQTQLDKTNSNGPLSPSQTACESKKKGTVDQKDPDQPCFTKKEVRDIIFERNELKTNLFLVQEELSYYQREILNEERCPGFLLEAVRCAIKKKRKLIKAKMLGIPANECSSSDEEERSSLFGQTEVDGTEVDGTTKPAESRIRNLFGFLTRSGSGRSPTHISNSASSWEIIGDSEAADETGQRPSP; from the exons ATGGAGGCACATGAAGCACACTCGGAGACCAGAAACACAGAGGGCTGTTTTCACAGGACCTTCTCAGCGCTGACTGTGGATGATGTGTATGAAATAGCCAAACTGATCGGCACCGAGGTGGAGAAACTTATCGATGGCTGTGGCAAAGAGAGCGTCGTGGGTCTGGTGCCAAAGATAGTGAAAGTGTTGGAGCTGCTGGAGAGCTTCGCATCGAGGAACCACGCTCACAAACTGAAGGAAGAGGAACTGCTCAAGACCTTCGAGACGATACAGCTCCAACAGCAGAAGAAACGCGCTGGGAAAGAAAGCGACGAGGGCAACGATAAAAATGAGATACAG CAGGAGCTGCAGCAGAAGGAGCAGCAGTGGAGGAAGAGGTGTGAGGAGCTGCAGGCACACATACAGCAGCTCCAGGAGGACAGGGAGGAGCTGCAGAGCAGGCTGAAGGGCAGCCATGCACAGGAAG aCCGTGTCCAGCGGCAGGAGCGAGAGGTGATGCTGAAGCTGAAGGAGGTGGTGGACAAGCAGAGAGATGAGCTGAGGGCTAAAGTCCAGGAGATAACCACCATTTCCAAAGAGGCAGAGGCG CTCCAGGAGCAGTTGGAGCGCTTTATGAAGATGAATGCGGAGCTGCGACACAAGCAGAACGTGCTGCAGGCCCAGCTGAAGAGCACCGTGGAGAGGAAGGCCGACATGGAGGCCGACCTGAAGGAGAAAAGCAAAGAGATAGAAAACCTCCAAACTCAGCTGGACAAAACCAACAGCAACGGACCT CTCAGTCCAAGTCAAACAGCTTGTGAGTCTAAGAAAAAGGGGACAGTTGACCAGAAGGACCCTGATCAGCCGTGCTTCACCAAGAAGGAGGTGCGGGACATCATTTTCGAGAGGAACGAGCTCAAAACCAACCTCTTCCTGGTGCAGGAGGAGCTCAGCTACTATCAGAG GGAGATCCTGAATGAGGAGAGGTGTCCAGGTTTCCTATTAGAAGCTGTCCGCTGTGCCatcaaaaaaaagagaaagctaATCAAGGCAAAGATGCTCGGGATTCCAGCAAACGAATGCAGCAGCAG TGACGAGGAGGAGAGGAGTTCTCTATTTGGACAGACAGAAGTAGATGGCACTGAAGTTGACGGTACTACCAAACCAGCTGAGTCACGCATTCGAAACCT CTTTGGCTTCCTGACGCGGTCGGGCAGCGGCCGCAGCCCCACCCACATCAGCAACTCCGCCTCCAGCTGGGAGATCATCGGAGACTCAGAGGCCGCTGATGAGACGGGGCAGCGACCGTCCCCCTGA